The Streptomyces sp. 11x1 genomic sequence GCGGGCCGCGCAGCCGACGAGCTGGAAGACGGCGGGCAGGGGGAGCGGGCCGAAGGCGACCAGGGCGTCGTGCAGGGGGATGCCGGCGATGAACGCCGAGGCCAGCCAGGGGAGTTCGCCGGTGGTGTCGTGGTCGACGACCGGGACGATGTGGTAACCCTGCACGCGGCGGGCGGCCTGGACCTCCTGCTCGAAACGGCGGCGGAAGTCGGCGTCCTGGCCGTACTCGCGGCGGATGACCTTCAGGGCGACGGGCTGGCCGCCGCGGGTGTGCGACAGGTAGACCGTGCCCATGCCGCCCTCGCCGATGCGGGCCTGCAGGTGGTAGCCGGCCGTCTCTCGTGGGTCCTGCGGTCCCAGAGGGCTCAGGATGTCGCTGGTGCTGGTGCTGATGGGAGCCTCCCCCGGTGCGGTGCCGAACTCTGGTGCCGGTGTGGGCACTTGGAGCGGTCCGAAGCTTATACGGCACTTATGACACTTGGGGTGGGTGTTGCGGTTCCCGGGGGGCGGGGGCGCCTCATAACTCGGGGGCGCCTGTTTCGTCGGCGGGTGCGGGTCCGGTGGGGCTTCTCACGCAGTTCCCCGCGCCCCTGAAAAGCCGGGGCTGCGCCCCCTGCTTTTCAGGCCCGCAGGGCCTGGTCTTTCAGGGGGCGCGGGGAACTGCGCGAGCAACCACGAACCACCCGCACCTGACAGCGCACCCGAAGTCACGGATCCCGGCGGACCCGGCGCCGCCACTCCTCGTCCCGCACAGTGATCGGCGCCGTCGGCGGGAGGCGCCGTGCCGTCGGCGCCTCCGAGATGTGCGGCGTCGGAGCCGTCGGCGCCTCCGTCAGGGACAGCGTGCGGAAGGCCGTCTCGATGAGGGCCACCGACGTGGCCACCGGCCCCGGCAGCCAGCCCGCGAAGTCCCGGACGTCCCGCCGCGCCGCCCCCGCGCAGTGCTCGGCGACGGCGGCCGCGGAGGGCCGGGACACCGGGTCGGCGGTGAGACAGCGGCGGATGACGTCCACCAGGGGGCGCCCGATGCCGTCCAGCACGGGTGGGGAAACGTCCGTGGCGGCGATGCGCGTGGCGATGGCCAGCGGGTTGCCGCGCCCGTACGGGTGACTGCCGGTCGCCGCGACCGCGGCGATCAGGCCCAGCGCGAACACGTCGGACGCGGAGGTGACCCGGCGGCCGAGCGCGTGTTCGGGGGACATGTAGCGCGGGGTGCCGATGAGGCGTCCGGCGGTGGTGAGGGTCGCCGCGCCCGCCGCCCGGGCGATGCCGAAGTCGAGCAGCCAGGGCCCGTCCGCGGCCAGCAGCAGGTTGGCGGGCTTGACGTCACGGTGGATCACCCCGGCGGTGTGCACGGCGTCCAGGGCGTACGCGGCGCACGCCAGCAGTTGCAGGACCGTGGCGACCGGGAGCGGGCCGTGGGTCTCCAGTGCCTGGTCGAGGGGGACACCCGGGACGTAGTGCGTGGCCAGCCAGGGCCGCTCGGCACCGGCGTCGTGGTCGACGATCGGCACCAGGTGGTAGCCGGACACGCGGCGCCCGGCGGCCACCTCGCGGGCGAACCGTTCACGGAAGGCGGGGCTGTCCGCGTACTCCGGGCGGACCAGCTTCAGCGCGACCGGCTGGCCGCCCCGGCTGCGGGAGAGATAGACGGTGCCCATGCCGCCCTCACCGATCCGGGCGTACAGGGGATACCCGGCGATCTCCCGCGGATCCTCTGTCCGCAGCGGCTCAGGTACCACCCCACGCATCGACCGCCCCCTCCGCTCAGCACGTCCTCGGAGGGTATCGCGGCAGGGAGCCGTCAGAGGCCGGCGAGGCAACCCGCGTACCGCCGAGGACATCTACCCGAGTGGCCCTCAACCGCACCACGGTCTATAGAGGGTAGAAGCGGGGATGTCAGGGATGTACGGAACGAACGGGATTGATGGGGTGAACACGGACGTGGACCAGCGACCCGCCGTATCCGTCGTCGTGATCGTCTACAACGACGAGGCCAGGCTGCCCACGGCCGTCCGCTCGGTGCTGGAGCAGACGCTGCGGAGCGTCGAGGTCGTGATCGTCGACGACCACAGCACGGACGGCTCCTACGAGGTGGCCGCCCGCCTCGCCGCCGAGCACCCGGACCGCGTGCGCGCGTACCGGCTGCCCGAGAACAGCGGCGGTTGCGGTGCGCCCCGCAACGCGGGCATCCGGGAGACCCGGGGCGAGTACGTCGTCTTCCTCGACAGCGACGACGTCCTGGAGCGCAACGCCTGCCGCAACCTGCTGGAGGCCGCCGAGAGCACCGGGGCCGATCTCGTCTCCGGTCTCTGCGTCCGCGTCCACGTGGACACCCGCAACCGGAAGGAGGTCCCGTGGTACCCGTGGCTGTACACCCGCACCCGTACCCTCGACTCCGTCTCCGAGCTGCCCGACCTGCTGGTCTACGACACCCTGTCCACCAACAAGTGCTACCGCCGGGACTTTCTGGTCGAGGGCGGGCTGCTGTTCCCCGTCGGCATCCACTACGAGGACCTCTTCTTCTCCGCCCAGGCGTACGCGGCCGCCCGCCGCATCACCCTGATCCCCAACCGGGTCTACGACTGGAACGTGGCCGAGAAGGCGCGGGCCAAGTCGATCAGCAACCGGCGGGCCGAGATCGCCAACTTCGCGCACCGGATGGAGATCCACCGCCGGGTGGACCGGCTCCTCGCCGCCCAGGGCATGGCGGAGCTGAAGTTCCACAAGGACGTCAAGTTCCTCAAGCACGACCTGGTGCTGCATCTGCGTGACCTGCCGTTCCGGGACGCGGCCTACCGTCAGGAGTTCGCCGGACTGGCCCGCGCCTATCTGGCGTCGATCGACCCGGCCGCGTACGACGAGGTCGAACCCATCCACGCCGTCTGCGCCTATCTGCTGCGGATGGGCGACTGGGACAACCTGCTGCCGGCCGTGGACACGCTGACCAACCGCGACAAGGTCTCCGCGCCCCTGGTCGAGCGCGACGGGCGGATCTACTGGTGCGCCGAGCACCTGCACGCCCCCGGGGAGGAAGGGGAGTTCGCGCGCCGGATCCTGGACGTCACCGAACTCGGCTACCACGCCCGACCGGTCCGGAAGCTGTTCCTGCGCAACGAGCTGACGGAGTACGAGGAGTACGAGGAGTACGAGGGGCACGCGCCAGACGCGGCGGAGGCGGGCCGGGGACGAGGCACCGGCGTCGGCGCCGGTCGGGGCGGTTGTGTGCGTCTCGCCGGGCGGGTCACCAACCCGCTCGGGGTCATTCCGGCCGACGCCCGGCTCTCCGCCTCGCTGGAGTTCTACGCCCGCCGCCCCGGCGTGCGGTTCCAGACCTTCCGGGTGCCGGTGGCCACCGTCCGGCACGACGGTCCGTACATCACGTGGCGGGCCGACGCCGACATCTCCCGGACGCTCCGACCGCTGGGCATCGTGGACGCCGTATGGGACGTGCGCCTCCACCTCGACGTCGACGGCGAGCGCACCACGAGCCGGCTGACGGCCGCCGAACCGGGGCTGGCGGGCGGCGAACTGCCGGTCCGGCCGCGGCTCACGCGGCTGGTCGCCGACCGGGTCGAGCCGCAGATCTCCGCCCGCGGTCACCTCGCGTTCCGGCTGGTCCCCGACAAGAAGGCCACCGTCCTCGTCACCCGCGGCCTCCAGGGGGCGCCCGGCAGGCTCGCCAAGTCCGGCTACCGCAAGGCGAAGGCGCTGCGCAAGCAGGCCACCTCCGGAGACGCCAAAATCCGCCTCTACCGCGAGGTTTTCCAGCGCATGCCGAAGCAGCGGCGGCTGGTGGTGTTCGAGAGCCACCTCGGACGGCAGTACAGCGACAGCCCCCGGGCGATCTACGAGGAGATGCGCCGCCAGGGTCTCGACTTCGAGGCGGTGTGGTCGTACACGGGCCGCCCCGAGGGGTTCCCGGCCGACGCCACCCTCGTCCGGCGCTGGTCGCTGCCGTATCTGCGGGCGCTGGCCCGCGCCGAGTTCTGGATCGACAACCAGAGCTTCCCGCTCAAGCTGACCAAGCGTCCCGGCACGACCTACCTCCAGACCTGGCACGGCTCCGCGCTCAAGCGCATGGGCTTCGACGAGCCCGGCTGGAAGCTCAAGTCCCGCGCCGAGCAGGCCGAGCAGCAGCGCACCCTCGACCGCTTCGACCACTTCCTGATCCGCTCGGAGCACGACGTGCGCACCCTGGCGAAGGCCTTCCGGCTGCGGGAGAAGGTGCTGCTGCGGGTGGGCTATCCGCGCAACGACGAGCTCGTCCGGGCCCGGGAGACGGACCGGGCGGACCAGCGCGCGCGGCTCGCCGCCGAGTTGGGCATCCCGGAGATCTCCGCGATCCCGGCGGACAAGAAAATCCTGCTCTACGCCCCCACCTTCCGCCACCAGGGGCAGCGCCGCTTCACCCTCCCCTTCGACGTGGAGCGCTTCGCGGAGACCTTCGGCGACGAGTACGTACTGCTCGTCCGTGCCCACTACCTCAACCACGTCGTGCTCCCGCCGTCGGTGCGGGGCCGCGTCGTCGACGTGTCCGACCACCACGACGTGACGCCCGTCCTCGCCCTCGCGGACGCGCTGATCACGGACTACTCGTCGGTGATGTTCGACTACGCGCTGCTCGACCGCCCGATGTTCTTGTTCACCTACGACTACGAGGAGTACGTCCACGAGGGCCGCGGCACCTACTTCGACCTCCTCGAACGCGCGCCGGGACCGATCGTGCGCACGGAGGACGAGCTGCACGCCGTCCTGCGCGACTCCTCGCTGGACGAGCAGACGCTCAAGTACGCCGCCGCGCGGGAGCGGTTCACGGCCGCCTTCGGCGAGTACGACAAGGGGACGGCGGCCCGGAGCGTCGTCGACCAGTTCTTCTCCGAGTGGAGGCGCAAGTGATCGGCCGGGACAGGGCTGTCGTGCGGGACGAGGCCAGGGATGCCGGGCGGGACGGCGCACGGGTGTCCGGGGCGCGGGACGTCTTCCTGGTGTCCAACAGCGTGGACGAGACGGGCGGTGTGACCAGCTGGTCCCATCATCTGGCCCGGCTCCTCACCGAACGCGGCCACCGCGTCCACGTCATCGGGATCACCACCCCCGAGGACCCGCACCCCCTCGGTGAACTCCCTTACCCCACCACCCGGTTGTACGACGGCCAGCCGCCGCCCCCCGGCCGGGCGCGGGACGCGAGCATGCGGGACCGGGCGACCGTGCTGACCGGCCTGTTCCGGGCCGCGCGCCCCGGCGGGGTCGTGATCGTGACCCAGGTGTGGGCGATGGAGTGGGTGCGGCTCGCCGACACCGGCGGTCTGACCGTCATCGGGATGAGCCACGAGTCCTTCGAGACCTCCCGCCGCTCCTCCCGCTTCCGGCGGGTGCTCACGTACTACCGGGACGTCGACCGCATGCTCGTCCTCACCCGCGAGGACGCCGACCTGTGGATCGGGGCGGGCCTCAACAACGCCTCGTACCTGCCCAACGCCGTGCCCTGGATTCCGGAGGAGCCCTCGCCGCGCACCGCGAAGGCCGTCGTCAGCATCGGTCGGCTCAGCGACGAGAAGGGTGTCGACATGCTCCTCGACACCTGGGCCGAGGTGGCGCCCCGGCACCCGGACTGGACGCTGCTCGTCTACGGCTCCGGCGAGGACGAGGAACTCCTCAGGAAGCAGTGCACGGCCCTCGGTCTCGATGGCTCGGTGTCCTGGATGGGCCGCACGCACGACGTGCCGGGCGTGCTACGCGGCGGCTCGGTCTTCGCGCTGTCCTCCCGGGGCGAGGGCTTCCCCCTCGCCCTGATGGAAGCCATGGCCATGGGCGTCCCCTGTGTCGCCTTCGACTGCGCGCCCGGCGTCCACGAGATCGTGCGCGACGGCGAGGACGGCCTTCTCGTCCGCCCCGGCAACACGGGTGAACTGGCCCGCAAACTGGACCGGTTGATGACCGACAAGACCCTGCGCGACCGCATGGGCGACAAGGCGAGACAGAACATCCGCCGCTACGGCACGGAGGAGATCGTGGACAGGTGGGAGGCCCTGTTCACTTTTCTGGAGAGGTGAGCATCGAAGGAGCGCGGGGAACTGCGCGAACAACCACGACGAACCCGCACCCGCCGAACCACAGCTCCCCCCGAGTTCTCAGGCGACCTACTTCTTCCCGCCGGTGAACTTCTCGTACTCCTTCAACACCTCGTCCGTGGGCCCGTCCAAGCGGAGCTCCCCCCGCTCCAGCCACAGCACCCGATCGCACGTGTCCCGGATCGACTTGTTGTTGTGGCTGACGAGGAACACCGTCCCCGCGTGCTTCCGCAGCTCACGGATCCGCGCCTCGGAGCGCTTCTGGAACGAGCGGTCCCCGGTCGCCAGCGCTTCGTCGATCAGCAGCACGTCGTGGTCCTTGGCGGCGGCGATGGAGAACCGCAGCCGGGCCGCCATCCCGGAGGAGTACGTCCGCATGGGGAGCGTGATGAAGTCCCCCTTCTCGTTGATGCCCGAGAAGTCGACGATCTCCTGGTACCGCTCCCTGACCTGCTCCCGGGACATGCCCATGGCGAGCCCGCCGAGGTGGACGTTCCGTTCACCCGTGAGGTCGTTCATCAGGGCCGCGTTGACACCGAGCAGGGACGGCTGGCCGTCGGTGTAGATACGCCCGTTCTCCACGGGGAGGAGCCCGGCGACGGCTTTGAGGAGGGTCGACTTCCCGGAGCCGTTCGTCCCGATCAGCCCGATGGCCTCGCCCCGGTACGCGGTGAACGACACGTTCCGCACGGCGTGCACCTTGCGGACGCCGGCCGCCTTCTCCGCCTTCTTGCGCCGCAGGATGCGGTTGAGCGCGGCGGTGGCGGTGCCACGACCGGCCCCCGTGCCGTTGACGCGGTAGACGATGTCCACACCGTCGACGACGACGGTCGGGACGGGCTCGGGGGCGGCGGTGCCGGTGCCCGTGCCGGTGTCGGTGGCCTGGTCGGCCGTCCGCCGGGTGCCGGAAACGGTGGGGTTGATGATGGTGTCAGCCACGGCCGTACGTCTCCTCAGCCTTCCAGAAGTAGATGAACCCGCCGACGCCCGCGAGGAGCGCCCAGCCCGCCGCGATCGCCCAGACGTGCGGCGGCAGCTGGCCCCCGTGGAAGCTGTCGATCAGCGCGAACCGCATGAGGTCGATGTAGACGGCCGCCGGGTTGCACTCCAGCAGCAGATGCACGAACGCCGGGATGTCCCTCTTGGCGAGCATGTGGTCGATGCTGAACATCACGCCCGAGGTGTACATCCAGGTACGCAGCACGAACGGCATCAGCTGCGAGATGTCGGGCGTCTTGGCGCCGATCCGCGCCAACACCATCGCCACGCCGGCGTTGAACACGAACTGCAGCGCCAGCGCGGGGACGATCAGCAGCCAGGACGCGGCGACCGGTACCCCGAAGGCCAGCAGGATCACGACCAGCGCGGCCATGGAGAACAGCAGTTGCTGGAGTTGCTGGAGGCAGTACGACAGGGGGAGCGAGGCCCGGGGGAAGTGCAGGGCCCGGACCAGGCCGAGGCTGCCGGATATGGCGCGGGTGCCCGCCATGATCGAGCTCTGGGTGAAGGTCCACACGAACACGCCGGTCACGAGGAACGGGACGTAGTCCGGCACGCCCTTCTTGGTGCCCATGAGCAGGCCGAAGATCAGGTAGTAGACCGCCGCGTTCAGCAGGGGGTTCGCGATCTGCCAGACCTGGCCGAGCTTCGCCTGGCTGTACTGCGCGGTCAGCTTCGCCGTGGCGAACGCGGTGATGAAGTGCCGCCGCGCCCACAGCTGCCGTACGTACGCGCCGAGCGAGGGGCGGGCCCCGCTGACGCTGAGGCCGTACCGCTCGGCGAGCTGGGCCGGGGTCTCGGCGGCGGGGGCGCTTCGGGGGGTGTCCGCCCTGGTCGGGGGCGGTGCGTGGAGGACCTGGCTCACATCCGCTGCTTTCGCTAGTGAGGTCGCTGGTGGGGGGCGTCCCGCGTGCTCGGCCGCGCTGGTCGGGCTCTTACGGCGCCCTTGCCCTGCTCTTACGTCGGGACGGGACCGTATCGTCGCAACGTGAGCCTAAGTCGATTCGACGTCGGAACGCAACCGTTTCGTCGTCGCGGCCTATGCTGTGCACCATGACGACGAACGCCGACCCCTCCGAGGGGCAGCCGCCGCCACGGCCGCGCCGCCGGGCCCCCGCCGGGGCGGCCGTGCTCCGTGAGGACGTGACGGAGGCGATCCGGGCGGCGGTCTTCGAGGAACTGGCGGCCGTCGGCTACGCCCGGATGTCCATCGAGGGCATCGCGCGCCGCGCGGGCGTCGGCAAGACGGCGGTGTACCGCCGCTGGCGTTCCAAGCTGCACCTGGTGCTGGACCTGGTCTCGGCAGTGGCGGTCCAGGGCCTGCCCATGCCGGACACGGGCTCGCTGGAGGGCGATCTCCGGCTGCTCTACGAGGTCACGTCCCGCGCGCTGCGGCACCCGGTGGCCGGCCAGATCATCCCCGACCTCCAGGCCGAGGCCGCCCGCAATCCGGAGATCGCCGAGGCGATGCAGAAGGCGCTGAGGGAGGGGCAGCAGAGTGTGGCCACGGGGATCGTCGCGGCGGCGGTCGCCCGGGGCGAGGTCCGCGCGGGCGTGGACGAGGACCTGGCCCTGGACGTGATCTCGGGCCCGCTGTACTGGCGCTCGGTGGTCGTCCGCGCGCCGAAGCTGCCGAAGGGCTATCTGGAGAGCCTGACGCGGGCCACGGCGGGGGCGTTGCGGGCGCTGTAGGGGCGGAGGCCCGGGGGCGCCGGAGCGAGGCGACACGACTCGAACGCGCCGAAGTCCGAATGCGCCGGGGGCCGGTCGTGCCGAAGTCCGAATGCGCCGGGGGCCGGTCGTGCCGAAGCCAGGCCGCGCCGGGGACCGGAAGCGCCGGAGATCGAGCGCGCCGCGGACCGAACGTTCCAGCGGCGGATCGCGTCTTAGTCACAGCCGCTCAGGAATGGGGGTCGCCGTGACTCTCTTATGCTCCCGTGTTCGTTCCGTGCTCCTCGCCGCCACGCTGATCGCGGGGACGGCGGGGACGACCGTCGCGTGCGACGGCGGGACGTCCTCGGAACCGAAGGGGCGAGCCTCGCCGAAGCAGAGCAGCACCACCGCGGGGACCCCCATCACCTGGGAGGAGCCCTCCTCGTACGTCTACACCCTCACGTCGACCTCGATGGTCCTGGCGGGGACGTTCCGGGTGACGGTCCGGGACGGCAAGGTGACCGAGGCGGTCGGCCTCGACGAGGGCAGCCGGTCGGTGGTGGAGCAGGGGCCCGACCGCATACCGAAGATCGGCGACCTGTTGGACATGCTGGAGAAGGCCTGGCAGGAGCAGGCGGACACGGCGGAGATCCAGTACGCCCCCGGTGGGCATCCCGCACGGATCACCCTGGACGTGGACGAGAACGCCATCGACGACGAGGCGGAGTACGTCATCAGTGGCTACAAGCCGGGTGCGGGCTGAGAACGAGGGTCAGCGGGCGTCGTGCCGAGTCGCCAACTCCGTTGCCAGGTAGATGAGTTCCGGGGTGCGCAGGACGCGCTCCCCGAACCCCGGCAGGGGCACGTGCAGCGGCTCCAGCCAGCGCTCCGGGATGGCCTCGACCCCGTGCACCGCGCCCGCGAGCGCGCCGGTCACCGCCGCGACCGTGTCGGTGTCGCCGCCGAGGTCCACCGCCGCGCGTACGGCGTCCTCGTAGGAGTCGGTCGTCCGTACGGCCCAGACGGCGGAGCCCAGGCAGGGCCAGACGGCGCCGTTGAACTCCGTGGCGCGGTCGGGGTGCCAGTCGGGGGCGAGGACGACCTCGTACCGGGGGCGGTGGTCGGGGTGGAGCGCGGCCAGGGTGTCGGGGAGCGCGGTGAGCGGGTCGCCGCCGGCCAGCGCGATCCGGACCAGTTCGTGGAGGACGGCGGTGCCTTCCCAGGCGGCCGGGTCGCCGTGCGTGAGGGCGGACAGGCGCCGGGCCGCGTCCATACTGGGGCCGCGCCCGTACGGCGCGAAGAACACGGCCGAGGTGGCGGCCCGCATCAACGCGCCGTTGCCCGCGGCCCGTAGGTTCACCTGGAAGTGGAGCGCGGCGGCGAGGTCCCAGGGGTCGCTGCCGGTGAGGACGTCCTCGGTCTGGATGCCGATGTCCTTGGGGCCGGAGGCCGCCCAGCGCTGGAACCTGCGGAAGACGTCGGGCAGTTCGAGCCCACCGTGCTCGACGAGGGACTCCCCGACGAGGACGGCCATCTGGGTGTCGTCGGTCGCCTCACCGGGGTCCCATCCGCCACCCCCGCACATCTCTCCGCCGTGCCCGGCCTTCGGAAAGCGCGCGGAGAAGGCGCCTTCAGGACCGAACTCGAAGGGCGCGCCGAGCGCGTCCCCGACGGCGGAGCCGAGCACCGCCCCGAGGGCGCGCCGCGGGTCGACTGCGTCCGGGAGCACCTGGGGCCGCCGGTGAATCCCGGTCACAGGCCGCGCTTTGCGTCAGAGACGGGAAGCACCTCGACGGATCCGCCTCGCTCGCTCACCCAACGTTCCAGTGCCGCTCCCGCGATTTCGTGCTCCACGCCCTGATCGTCGATCACCCGGACAGGGCCGAAGACGGTTCCCGAAAGGCCCTCGACCTTGGTGCGGTGATCGACGGTCACCTTGAAGGAATTCTCCCGCAGAACGGCATGGGAGAGGTCCGCACCGCGGAAATCCACATGGAGGAGGGAAGCGCCCAGGACGCGTGTGCCACGCAAGGAGGCATTCGTCGCGTCGACGTCGTAGAGCGAGGCCTTGACCAGATCCGCGCCATCCAGGATCGCGCCCCGGAGCACGGCGTCGTCGAGGTTGACACGGACCAGCGAGGCCCGCGTCAGATCGGCTCCCGTGAGATCGGCCCCTTCGGCGTCTGAACGGTAGAGGTCCGCCCCCACCAGCTTGACCCCGGCCAGTTTCGCGTCGGTGAGCCAGGACTCCTGGAGGTTCGCCTCGGAGAGGTCCGCGTCACGCAGATCGAGCCCGATGACATCGAGGGCGCCCTCGCCCCCCGCGCTCAGCCACTCCTCCAGACGGGCTTTCGCCTGCGGATCCGTCGGGAACACGCGGGGTGCCCAATTCCTACGGGTACCAGATGACATCGTCTTCCCAGCCATTCTTCTCGACGATGGACTTGATGTCGTCGATCGCCGCCTGATTCGCATTGCGCATGTCCAGGATAACGACACGCTGCTTCTCGACGATCTGTTCCGCCAGCTTCTTGACCCAGCGTTCGTTCTTGGCGGGGTCATAAGCTCCCTTGAACGGCAGGGACTTGTCCCGGACATTGTTGAAGGGGGGCCAGTCGGAATGGACGCCCTTGATGTCGTAGTAGCGTCCGGTGCTCGGTGAGTAGAACTCCCCGCGGTCCGCCTCCGTGGGGCGTTGGATGTCGTCCGGGAGACGCCCCTGCTCGGCGAGGTCCAGGCCGACCCTTGCCTCGTCCTTGGAGGGCTCGGAGATACCGCCGTTCTTGTCGGGGTCGCGCTGGAGCTGGTCGAACTCATCGGGACTACGGGACTCGACCTCGTCGAGGTGGTCCCAGTGGTCCGCCTTCTGCTGCGGGGTGAGTTCCGGCGGCGGCTCGTTGCCGCGCTCGGGGGCCGTCGTTCCCTCCGAGGGCTCGTGCGGGGCCCCCGTGCCTTCGTCGCCCGGGGTGCCGCCGTGCCCGCCGACGGGGGGTTCGGTGTGGCCGCCGCCCGGTGTCCCGCCGTGACCACCGCCGGAGGGAGCCCCGGTGTGGCCGCCGCCCGAGGTCTCGGTGTGGCCGCCGGTCGGGGTCTCCGTACGGCCGCCTCCGGTACCACCGGTCCGGCCGTCACCGCCGGGCCCTCCGTTGCCACCCGGCGTCTCATGGTTCGCGGACGGCAGGCGGTCGTCGCCGACGCGCCCCACAGCCGTGCCGCCGTCGCCCACCTTCGCCCCCGCACCCACCAGCTCGGTCTCGGGTCGCGTGGCGTCGACGCCCCGCTCGGCCGCCGTGCCCTCGTGCCGGATGGCGTCCAGGGACTCCCGTACCGTGCCGTCCGCGTTGTGGACGACGAGTGTCTGGGTGTCGAGGTAGAC encodes the following:
- a CDS encoding serine/threonine-protein kinase, giving the protein MRGVVPEPLRTEDPREIAGYPLYARIGEGGMGTVYLSRSRGGQPVALKLVRPEYADSPAFRERFAREVAAGRRVSGYHLVPIVDHDAGAERPWLATHYVPGVPLDQALETHGPLPVATVLQLLACAAYALDAVHTAGVIHRDVKPANLLLAADGPWLLDFGIARAAGAATLTTAGRLIGTPRYMSPEHALGRRVTSASDVFALGLIAAVAATGSHPYGRGNPLAIATRIAATDVSPPVLDGIGRPLVDVIRRCLTADPVSRPSAAAVAEHCAGAARRDVRDFAGWLPGPVATSVALIETAFRTLSLTEAPTAPTPHISEAPTARRLPPTAPITVRDEEWRRRVRRDP
- a CDS encoding bifunctional glycosyltransferase family 2 protein/CDP-glycerol:glycerophosphate glycerophosphotransferase, with product MYGTNGIDGVNTDVDQRPAVSVVVIVYNDEARLPTAVRSVLEQTLRSVEVVIVDDHSTDGSYEVAARLAAEHPDRVRAYRLPENSGGCGAPRNAGIRETRGEYVVFLDSDDVLERNACRNLLEAAESTGADLVSGLCVRVHVDTRNRKEVPWYPWLYTRTRTLDSVSELPDLLVYDTLSTNKCYRRDFLVEGGLLFPVGIHYEDLFFSAQAYAAARRITLIPNRVYDWNVAEKARAKSISNRRAEIANFAHRMEIHRRVDRLLAAQGMAELKFHKDVKFLKHDLVLHLRDLPFRDAAYRQEFAGLARAYLASIDPAAYDEVEPIHAVCAYLLRMGDWDNLLPAVDTLTNRDKVSAPLVERDGRIYWCAEHLHAPGEEGEFARRILDVTELGYHARPVRKLFLRNELTEYEEYEEYEGHAPDAAEAGRGRGTGVGAGRGGCVRLAGRVTNPLGVIPADARLSASLEFYARRPGVRFQTFRVPVATVRHDGPYITWRADADISRTLRPLGIVDAVWDVRLHLDVDGERTTSRLTAAEPGLAGGELPVRPRLTRLVADRVEPQISARGHLAFRLVPDKKATVLVTRGLQGAPGRLAKSGYRKAKALRKQATSGDAKIRLYREVFQRMPKQRRLVVFESHLGRQYSDSPRAIYEEMRRQGLDFEAVWSYTGRPEGFPADATLVRRWSLPYLRALARAEFWIDNQSFPLKLTKRPGTTYLQTWHGSALKRMGFDEPGWKLKSRAEQAEQQRTLDRFDHFLIRSEHDVRTLAKAFRLREKVLLRVGYPRNDELVRARETDRADQRARLAAELGIPEISAIPADKKILLYAPTFRHQGQRRFTLPFDVERFAETFGDEYVLLVRAHYLNHVVLPPSVRGRVVDVSDHHDVTPVLALADALITDYSSVMFDYALLDRPMFLFTYDYEEYVHEGRGTYFDLLERAPGPIVRTEDELHAVLRDSSLDEQTLKYAAARERFTAAFGEYDKGTAARSVVDQFFSEWRRK
- a CDS encoding glycosyltransferase, producing MSGARDVFLVSNSVDETGGVTSWSHHLARLLTERGHRVHVIGITTPEDPHPLGELPYPTTRLYDGQPPPPGRARDASMRDRATVLTGLFRAARPGGVVIVTQVWAMEWVRLADTGGLTVIGMSHESFETSRRSSRFRRVLTYYRDVDRMLVLTREDADLWIGAGLNNASYLPNAVPWIPEEPSPRTAKAVVSIGRLSDEKGVDMLLDTWAEVAPRHPDWTLLVYGSGEDEELLRKQCTALGLDGSVSWMGRTHDVPGVLRGGSVFALSSRGEGFPLALMEAMAMGVPCVAFDCAPGVHEIVRDGEDGLLVRPGNTGELARKLDRLMTDKTLRDRMGDKARQNIRRYGTEEIVDRWEALFTFLER
- a CDS encoding ABC transporter ATP-binding protein, with the translated sequence MADTIINPTVSGTRRTADQATDTGTGTGTAAPEPVPTVVVDGVDIVYRVNGTGAGRGTATAALNRILRRKKAEKAAGVRKVHAVRNVSFTAYRGEAIGLIGTNGSGKSTLLKAVAGLLPVENGRIYTDGQPSLLGVNAALMNDLTGERNVHLGGLAMGMSREQVRERYQEIVDFSGINEKGDFITLPMRTYSSGMAARLRFSIAAAKDHDVLLIDEALATGDRSFQKRSEARIRELRKHAGTVFLVSHNNKSIRDTCDRVLWLERGELRLDGPTDEVLKEYEKFTGGKK
- a CDS encoding ABC transporter permease, which translates into the protein MSQVLHAPPPTRADTPRSAPAAETPAQLAERYGLSVSGARPSLGAYVRQLWARRHFITAFATAKLTAQYSQAKLGQVWQIANPLLNAAVYYLIFGLLMGTKKGVPDYVPFLVTGVFVWTFTQSSIMAGTRAISGSLGLVRALHFPRASLPLSYCLQQLQQLLFSMAALVVILLAFGVPVAASWLLIVPALALQFVFNAGVAMVLARIGAKTPDISQLMPFVLRTWMYTSGVMFSIDHMLAKRDIPAFVHLLLECNPAAVYIDLMRFALIDSFHGGQLPPHVWAIAAGWALLAGVGGFIYFWKAEETYGRG
- a CDS encoding TetR/AcrR family transcriptional regulator, with protein sequence MTTNADPSEGQPPPRPRRRAPAGAAVLREDVTEAIRAAVFEELAAVGYARMSIEGIARRAGVGKTAVYRRWRSKLHLVLDLVSAVAVQGLPMPDTGSLEGDLRLLYEVTSRALRHPVAGQIIPDLQAEAARNPEIAEAMQKALREGQQSVATGIVAAAVARGEVRAGVDEDLALDVISGPLYWRSVVVRAPKLPKGYLESLTRATAGALRAL
- a CDS encoding DUF6174 domain-containing protein, which translates into the protein MLLAATLIAGTAGTTVACDGGTSSEPKGRASPKQSSTTAGTPITWEEPSSYVYTLTSTSMVLAGTFRVTVRDGKVTEAVGLDEGSRSVVEQGPDRIPKIGDLLDMLEKAWQEQADTAEIQYAPGGHPARITLDVDENAIDDEAEYVISGYKPGAG
- a CDS encoding ADP-ribosylglycohydrolase family protein produces the protein MTGIHRRPQVLPDAVDPRRALGAVLGSAVGDALGAPFEFGPEGAFSARFPKAGHGGEMCGGGGWDPGEATDDTQMAVLVGESLVEHGGLELPDVFRRFQRWAASGPKDIGIQTEDVLTGSDPWDLAAALHFQVNLRAAGNGALMRAATSAVFFAPYGRGPSMDAARRLSALTHGDPAAWEGTAVLHELVRIALAGGDPLTALPDTLAALHPDHRPRYEVVLAPDWHPDRATEFNGAVWPCLGSAVWAVRTTDSYEDAVRAAVDLGGDTDTVAAVTGALAGAVHGVEAIPERWLEPLHVPLPGFGERVLRTPELIYLATELATRHDAR
- a CDS encoding pentapeptide repeat-containing protein, whose amino-acid sequence is MFPTDPQAKARLEEWLSAGGEGALDVIGLDLRDADLSEANLQESWLTDAKLAGVKLVGADLYRSDAEGADLTGADLTRASLVRVNLDDAVLRGAILDGADLVKASLYDVDATNASLRGTRVLGASLLHVDFRGADLSHAVLRENSFKVTVDHRTKVEGLSGTVFGPVRVIDDQGVEHEIAGAALERWVSERGGSVEVLPVSDAKRGL